CCGCAGATCCCACGGCGTCGTGATCTTCAGCGCCGCCTCGTCGCCGGCAACCGTCACCACCGGATGCCCGGCGGCGGCGAACACCGAGGTGTCGTCGGTGTTCCCCGCCTCAGCCGCGGCGATCGCCTCACGGTAGGCCGCGAACGGGAAGCCCTGCGGCGTTTGCAGCACGGCAAGCCGCGACCGGTCGGCGACGCCGGTGACCGCGTCACCCCCGTCGGTCGTGGCGACCGTGTCGACCATCGGCAGCGCGGGAATCACCCCGGCCGACGTCTCGCGCACCGTCGCCGCCACGCGCGCGAACACCGCGGTCGGGGTCAGGGCGCGCGCGGCGTCGTGAATCAGCACGGTGTCGATCGGCTCGCCCGACTCAGCGAGCGCGGCGATGCCGGCCGCGACCGAGTCTTGGCGCTCGGTACCGCCGGGCACGACGGAGCCGTAACCCGGTGCGAGAACGCGGTCGACGATGTCGCGGGCCGCATCCAGCCGGATGCTCGGGGCCACGACCACGACGCGCGCCTCCTCCTCGAGGCGCGCGATCGCGGTCAACGCGTGCTCGAGCAGCGTCACGCCGCGCAAGGAGACGAACGCTTTGGGCTCGAAAGCCCCGAGCCGGGTGCCGCTACCTGCGGCAACGACGACGATGCCGAGCCGCACGGTTGCGTTCAGGAGGCGAGAACCTCGTCGAGCACGCTCGACGCCTTCTCTTCGTCGGTCTTCTCGGCGAGCGCGAGCTCGGAGATCAGAATCTGACGAGCCTTGGCAAGCATGCGCTTCTCGCCGGCGCTCAGGCCGCGATCTTGGTCGCGACGCCAGAGGTCGCGCACGACCTCCGACACCTTGATGACGTCACCCGAGGCGAGCTTCTCCAGGTT
The sequence above is a segment of the Microcella alkaliphila genome. Coding sequences within it:
- the ispF gene encoding 2-C-methyl-D-erythritol 2,4-cyclodiphosphate synthase, which translates into the protein MRLGIVVVAAGSGTRLGAFEPKAFVSLRGVTLLEHALTAIARLEEEARVVVVAPSIRLDAARDIVDRVLAPGYGSVVPGGTERQDSVAAGIAALAESGEPIDTVLIHDAARALTPTAVFARVAATVRETSAGVIPALPMVDTVATTDGGDAVTGVADRSRLAVLQTPQGFPFAAYREAIAAAEAGNTDDTSVFAAAGHPVVTVAGDEAALKITTPWDLRRAELIADGRALGPAPDAGGRDASVTAGPALRTGVGVDVHAYDETAECWLGGLFWPNEPGLAGHSDGDAVSHAICDALLSAAGLGDIGSRFGVDDPRFTDARGEVFLTATLALLADAGYRVENVAVQLVAARPRFAPRRIEVEQHLTGILGAPVSVAATTSDGLGFTGRAEGVTAIATALVSRTAADPSADNPRR